A genome region from Chthonomonas sp. includes the following:
- a CDS encoding ABC transporter permease: protein MKNLNWRLIWLVLGTLAVICAVILLAGKSPIEVVERMIRGSLGTPRVRSETLKETTPLLIAGLGVFIALRAGLFNIGVEGQLVAGACTTAVIAYRVPGPMGIGLAIAAAIAVGVLAALLPALIRIYRGGHEVITTIMLNNIIIQITTALANGPLKAAGQDSSYTAKLADSSMLSPIFRSGPFVIHPSLILGLLMVIGFAVWMKKSIGGYELNAVGANRTAAEFAGISSKAVMLRAFLTSGALAGLAGALIVLSTEGRFYAGFSPGYGFDALGVALLAGPTALGLIPAALGFGLLTVSQSALIQIGISKGLTGVLLGCLIIVLAAFRYREIKKRG, encoded by the coding sequence GTGAAGAACCTGAACTGGCGCTTGATCTGGCTCGTGCTGGGCACGCTGGCTGTCATCTGCGCCGTCATTTTGTTGGCCGGAAAGTCGCCGATCGAAGTGGTCGAGCGCATGATCCGCGGCAGTCTCGGCACTCCCCGCGTGCGGTCGGAGACGCTCAAGGAAACGACGCCGCTCCTCATCGCCGGGCTCGGCGTCTTCATCGCGCTACGCGCGGGGCTGTTCAACATCGGCGTGGAAGGCCAATTGGTGGCCGGCGCGTGCACGACGGCGGTGATCGCGTATCGCGTGCCGGGGCCGATGGGCATTGGGCTGGCTATCGCCGCCGCCATCGCGGTGGGCGTGCTGGCCGCGCTGCTCCCCGCGCTTATCCGCATCTATCGCGGCGGGCATGAGGTGATCACCACCATCATGCTCAACAACATCATTATTCAAATCACCACCGCCCTCGCCAACGGACCGCTCAAGGCAGCGGGGCAAGATTCCTCGTACACCGCCAAGCTAGCCGACAGCAGCATGCTCTCGCCGATCTTCAGGTCGGGGCCGTTTGTCATTCATCCGAGCCTCATTCTCGGGCTCTTGATGGTCATCGGGTTTGCCGTCTGGATGAAAAAATCCATTGGCGGCTATGAGCTCAACGCCGTTGGCGCGAATCGCACGGCGGCCGAGTTCGCCGGAATTTCCTCCAAAGCGGTGATGCTCCGCGCTTTTCTCACGAGCGGCGCGCTGGCCGGCCTGGCCGGGGCCCTCATCGTGCTCAGCACGGAAGGCCGCTTCTACGCCGGTTTCTCGCCGGGCTACGGATTCGACGCGCTGGGTGTGGCGTTGCTCGCCGGACCCACCGCGCTGGGGCTCATCCCCGCCGCGCTCGGCTTTGGCTTGCTCACCGTCAGCCAAAGCGCGCTCATCCAAATTGGCATTAGCAAAGGCCTCACCGGCGTGTTGCTGGGCTGCCTCATTATCGTGCTAGCGGCGTTCCGCTATCGGGAGATCAAGAAACGTGGCTGA
- a CDS encoding ABC transporter permease: MADVLLILGKALELSTPLILAALGGLYSERAGVMNIALEGKMLASACAVALISVASGNPLIGLLVGVLAATLLSLLHYMLTQKFRIDHVVSGMAINVLAIGGCRFAYAQFTDKNRSGEIPHLPEAAYWALAAVMPFAVALYLRQTRPGLRLLAVGNDPDKSREAGINVARVRLQSLAICGLLCGLAGALIVTKTANYSDDMTAGKGFIALAALVVGGWRPLPTLAACLFFALCEAIQQVLQGGKGWLSAIPPQYWNTLPYIATIFALAFLGGKFRVPSGMGKP, encoded by the coding sequence GTGGCTGACGTCCTCCTCATTCTCGGCAAAGCGCTGGAACTCAGCACGCCGCTGATTCTGGCCGCTCTCGGCGGACTCTACAGCGAGCGGGCCGGCGTCATGAACATCGCGCTCGAAGGCAAGATGCTCGCCAGTGCGTGCGCCGTCGCGCTCATCAGCGTGGCGAGCGGCAACCCGCTGATCGGTTTACTCGTCGGAGTGCTCGCGGCGACGCTGCTGTCGCTGCTCCACTACATGCTCACGCAAAAGTTCCGCATTGACCATGTGGTGAGTGGCATGGCGATTAATGTGCTCGCTATCGGCGGTTGCCGATTTGCTTACGCGCAGTTCACGGATAAGAATCGAAGCGGCGAGATTCCGCACCTGCCCGAGGCGGCCTATTGGGCGCTCGCCGCAGTCATGCCGTTTGCCGTGGCCCTCTACCTGCGGCAGACTCGCCCGGGATTGAGGTTGCTGGCCGTGGGCAACGATCCTGACAAATCGCGCGAGGCGGGCATCAACGTCGCCCGTGTGCGGTTGCAGTCGCTCGCCATTTGTGGATTGCTGTGCGGACTCGCCGGGGCGCTCATCGTCACGAAGACCGCCAACTACAGCGACGACATGACGGCGGGGAAGGGCTTCATCGCGTTGGCCGCGCTTGTGGTCGGCGGATGGCGTCCGTTGCCCACGCTGGCCGCGTGCCTGTTCTTCGCGCTTTGTGAGGCAATTCAGCAGGTGTTGCAAGGCGGCAAGGGCTGGCTTAGCGCGATTCCGCCGCAGTACTGGAACACGCTGCCGTACATCGCTACGATCTTCGCCCTGGCTTTCCTGGGCGGCAAGTTCCGCGTGCCGAGCGGCATGGGCAAGCCCTAG
- a CDS encoding YcaQ family DNA glycosylase, translated as MTSADLRAMARRQALFPHTTLPELFDELPYVQIDPITSPAKAQDLILFQRVRDYRAGDAEREYRDLPIVEDYFMNYGYMSRAAIPLMHPRTPRKPWTVESEAGDLMEPIYDFVCENGPTHAKEIIAEFGKRQVANYWGGRGQAATKVLDYLHFLGRLGVSHRQGGQKHYHAVEHDHEPLSIEEQVQQCLRVLTEIYAPVPIKSLWYLLRHTAWFGGPQCFGHIMANRKMLNDVRQEMVDGVSYALPESPREADSDGLVRIVTPFDPVVYDRDRFKHLHGWEYKFEAYTPAAKRTMGYYAMPILWRDDAVGWANLAVVKGELVVDLGYVKEPKEKAYQRELDLELDRFRFFLSAR; from the coding sequence ATGACCTCCGCCGATTTGCGCGCCATGGCGCGCCGCCAAGCGCTTTTTCCGCACACAACGCTGCCGGAACTCTTCGACGAATTGCCGTACGTGCAGATCGACCCGATCACCTCGCCCGCAAAAGCGCAGGACTTGATTCTCTTTCAGCGCGTGCGGGACTACCGAGCGGGCGACGCCGAGCGCGAATATCGAGACTTACCCATCGTCGAGGATTATTTTATGAATTACGGCTACATGTCGCGGGCCGCGATTCCGCTCATGCACCCGCGCACACCGCGAAAGCCGTGGACCGTGGAATCAGAAGCTGGCGACCTAATGGAGCCGATCTACGATTTTGTCTGCGAGAACGGCCCGACCCACGCCAAAGAGATTATCGCCGAGTTTGGCAAGCGTCAGGTGGCCAACTATTGGGGCGGGCGTGGGCAAGCCGCGACCAAGGTGCTGGATTACTTGCACTTTCTGGGGCGGCTCGGCGTCAGCCACCGTCAGGGCGGGCAGAAGCACTATCACGCGGTGGAGCACGATCACGAACCGCTGAGCATCGAGGAGCAGGTGCAGCAGTGCCTGCGCGTGCTCACCGAAATCTACGCGCCGGTGCCGATCAAGTCGCTGTGGTACCTCCTGCGGCACACGGCGTGGTTTGGCGGTCCGCAGTGTTTTGGCCACATCATGGCCAACCGTAAGATGCTCAACGACGTTCGCCAAGAAATGGTGGATGGCGTGTCGTACGCCTTGCCCGAGTCACCTCGCGAAGCCGACTCTGACGGGCTCGTGCGCATCGTCACGCCGTTCGATCCGGTGGTTTATGATCGCGACCGCTTTAAGCACCTTCACGGCTGGGAGTATAAATTTGAGGCCTACACGCCGGCGGCCAAGCGCACCATGGGCTACTACGCGATGCCCATTCTGTGGCGCGACGACGCCGTTGGGTGGGCGAATCTCGCGGTTGTCAAAGGCGAGTTAGTTGTGGATCTCGGCTACGTAAAAGAACCCAAGGAAAAGGCCTATCAGCGCGAGTTGGACCTTGAGCTCGACCGGTTCCGGTTCTTCCTGAGCGCGCGCTAG
- a CDS encoding Hsp20/alpha crystallin family protein — MRRKDLDQWLWQVGLELQQQGHEGPVGSARLAQGAGWQPRVDVLAGKGGILIKVELAGVSEDDLKLTYDTQENILIVRGTRRENERLTESLRPHILEIPHGEFERRIAIPTARLVPTTIEAALDHGLLIVWGRQAEPETIAESSPIRRRVVLIQRIEREL, encoded by the coding sequence ATGCGGCGCAAAGACCTCGACCAATGGCTTTGGCAGGTGGGACTGGAACTCCAACAACAGGGGCATGAGGGCCCGGTGGGTTCGGCTCGCCTGGCGCAAGGCGCTGGCTGGCAACCGCGCGTAGACGTCCTCGCCGGAAAGGGCGGCATCCTCATAAAAGTGGAACTTGCCGGGGTCAGCGAAGACGACCTCAAGCTAACCTACGACACCCAAGAGAATATTCTGATTGTGCGCGGCACCCGGCGCGAAAACGAGCGCCTGACCGAAAGTCTACGACCGCACATTCTGGAAATTCCGCATGGCGAATTCGAGCGAAGAATCGCCATTCCGACCGCACGCCTTGTGCCAACGACTATCGAAGCCGCGCTCGACCACGGCCTCCTGATTGTGTGGGGGCGGCAGGCCGAGCCCGAAACCATCGCCGAATCGTCACCAATCCGACGACGTGTTGTGCTCATTCAGCGAATCGAACGTGAACTTTAG
- the lon gene encoding endopeptidase La — protein sequence MADRNEFDLLTDELDLVDSDLLGAGVADLDDDEASRPDIPEILNLLPLRDSVVYPMLIAPLSVSRESSMRLIDDSVLSANRIIGMVAQRKAQTDQPGFEDVFEYGCAAIIRTLVKMPDSVRLIVQGIQRFRIVERVQEEPYLRARIELIEEPQVPEEFQEEVEALRRSVSGLFEQAVRLSPQMPEELRSLTSAVQETSSMADLVAAHMTLPLADKQTVLETLDIRQRLRKLVEMISREVRVLELASKVNSEVSQELTKSQREYYLREQLRAIQRELGEVDDRYEDLQELKERIDNAGMHADALREVNREFERLRRMNPGSPEYTVARTYVDVMVSLPWQKHTQDNLDLAEARRILDEDHFGLEKIKDRIIEFLAVRKLKGDQAVRQPILCFAGPPGVGKTSLGRSIAHAMDRKFVRISLGGMRDEAEIRGHRRTYIGALPGQIMQGIRRCESNNPVFILDEIDKLGNDFRGDPSSALLEVLDPEQNSSFRDHYLESTFDLSRVFFITTANRLDTIPGPLRDRMEVIELGGYTEEEKLEIAVRHLIDKQIEEHGLKKSKIALKREATLAIIRGYTREAGVRNMEREIAGVIRKAALQFAQGRNTKLTITPKFVEDALGAPRFSRDEITERELRPGMAVGLAWTPVGGDILFIETLKMPGKRGLTLTGQLGDVMKESVTAAMSYVRANATALKINLKDFEESEIHVHLPAAAVPKDGPSAGVTMVTALTSLFRNVPVRERLAMTGEVTLTGSVLPVGGIKEKVLAAYRAGVETVILPEDNRKDFMEDVPEAIREKLKAIFVKDVSQVLKHALGK from the coding sequence ATGGCTGACCGAAATGAATTTGATTTGCTGACCGACGAACTCGATCTCGTTGATAGCGATTTGCTGGGCGCGGGCGTCGCCGATTTGGACGACGACGAAGCCTCGCGTCCGGACATTCCCGAGATTCTCAACCTGCTCCCGCTGCGCGATTCGGTGGTCTATCCGATGCTGATCGCCCCGCTCAGCGTCTCTCGCGAGTCCTCGATGCGCCTGATTGACGATAGCGTACTCAGCGCCAACCGCATCATCGGGATGGTCGCCCAGCGCAAGGCGCAAACCGATCAGCCGGGTTTTGAGGACGTGTTCGAATACGGGTGCGCGGCGATCATTCGCACGCTGGTGAAGATGCCCGATTCCGTGCGCCTGATCGTGCAGGGAATCCAGCGATTCCGGATTGTCGAGCGCGTGCAAGAAGAGCCGTACCTTCGCGCTCGCATCGAGCTGATCGAAGAGCCGCAGGTGCCCGAGGAGTTTCAAGAAGAAGTCGAGGCGCTTCGCCGCTCGGTTTCGGGATTGTTTGAGCAAGCCGTTCGGCTGTCGCCGCAAATGCCCGAAGAGTTGCGCTCGTTGACCTCGGCGGTGCAAGAAACCTCGAGCATGGCCGACCTCGTGGCGGCTCACATGACACTGCCGCTGGCCGACAAGCAAACCGTGCTGGAGACCCTGGACATCCGCCAGCGACTCCGCAAGTTGGTCGAGATGATCAGCCGCGAAGTGCGCGTGCTGGAACTCGCCAGCAAGGTCAATAGCGAGGTTTCGCAAGAGCTCACCAAGAGCCAGCGCGAGTACTACCTCCGCGAACAGCTTCGCGCGATTCAGCGCGAACTCGGCGAGGTGGACGACCGCTACGAGGACCTGCAGGAACTCAAGGAACGCATTGACAACGCGGGCATGCACGCCGACGCGCTGCGCGAGGTGAACCGCGAGTTCGAGCGCCTGCGCCGCATGAATCCCGGCTCGCCGGAATACACCGTCGCGCGCACCTACGTGGACGTGATGGTCTCGTTGCCGTGGCAAAAGCACACCCAAGACAATCTCGACCTGGCCGAGGCGCGCCGCATTCTCGACGAAGACCACTTTGGCCTCGAAAAGATCAAGGATCGCATCATCGAGTTTCTCGCCGTGCGCAAGCTCAAGGGCGACCAAGCCGTGCGGCAGCCGATTCTTTGCTTTGCCGGCCCTCCGGGCGTGGGGAAGACGTCGCTCGGGCGGAGCATCGCCCACGCCATGGATCGCAAGTTTGTGCGCATCTCGTTGGGCGGCATGCGCGATGAGGCCGAGATTCGCGGCCACCGCCGGACCTACATCGGGGCGCTCCCCGGCCAGATCATGCAGGGAATCCGCCGCTGCGAATCGAATAATCCGGTGTTCATTCTCGACGAGATCGATAAGCTGGGCAACGACTTCCGCGGCGATCCCTCGTCGGCGCTGCTGGAAGTGCTGGACCCCGAGCAGAATTCGAGCTTCCGCGACCACTACCTGGAGAGCACGTTCGACCTCAGCCGGGTGTTCTTCATCACCACGGCCAACCGCCTCGACACGATTCCAGGGCCGCTTCGCGACCGCATGGAGGTCATCGAGCTCGGCGGATACACCGAGGAAGAGAAGCTGGAAATCGCGGTCCGCCACCTCATTGACAAGCAGATTGAGGAGCACGGGCTCAAGAAGTCCAAGATTGCCCTGAAGCGCGAGGCGACGCTGGCGATTATTCGCGGCTACACCCGCGAGGCGGGCGTGCGCAACATGGAGCGCGAGATTGCGGGAGTCATCCGCAAGGCGGCGCTGCAGTTCGCTCAAGGGCGCAACACAAAGCTGACCATCACGCCGAAGTTCGTCGAGGACGCGCTGGGCGCGCCGCGCTTCAGCCGCGACGAGATCACTGAGCGCGAGCTTCGCCCGGGCATGGCGGTGGGCCTCGCGTGGACGCCGGTCGGCGGCGACATCCTGTTCATCGAAACCCTCAAAATGCCCGGGAAGCGCGGCCTCACGCTCACGGGCCAACTGGGCGACGTGATGAAGGAATCGGTGACGGCCGCGATGAGCTATGTCCGCGCCAATGCGACCGCTCTCAAAATCAATCTCAAAGATTTTGAGGAGTCGGAGATTCACGTTCACTTGCCGGCGGCGGCGGTGCCGAAGGACGGCCCCAGCGCGGGGGTGACGATGGTCACCGCGCTCACCAGCCTTTTCCGCAACGTGCCCGTGCGCGAACGGCTCGCCATGACCGGCGAGGTCACGCTGACCGGCTCGGTTCTGCCCGTGGGCGGTATCAAGGAAAAGGTGTTGGCCGCGTATCGCGCGGGCGTCGAGACAGTGATTCTGCCCGAGGACAACCGCAAGGACTTTATGGAAGACGTGCCCGAAGCCATCCGCGAGAAGCTGAAGGCGATCTTCGTCAAGGACGTTTCGCAGGTGCTTAAGCACGCGCTGGGCAAATAA
- a CDS encoding zinc ABC transporter substrate-binding protein — MAINALRTFLALCLALVLASCSPKESKPGRISVVATTGMVGDLVRRIGGEDVDLKVLMGPGVDPHLYKASPGDIRAMAAADIVFYSGHHLEGKMTEVFESLAQTKAVVAVTDRVPEDKLLHFGSAPDPHIWFDADVWRSGCQVVAEALGKKVPAKASVFVQRAVEYNEELTKLHTEIKGELAVLGKKGILVTSHDAFGYFGRAYGLEVHAVQGISTDSEAGLKEINKLVDLIVTRRVPTIFTESSVSPKNMQALREGAASRGWTVKFGKSLYSDAMGGPGSGADTYPGMVRANAQSILEGLR, encoded by the coding sequence ATGGCTATAAACGCACTCCGCACCTTTCTCGCCCTTTGTCTCGCCCTCGTTCTGGCCTCGTGTTCGCCCAAGGAATCCAAACCCGGGCGCATTTCGGTCGTCGCGACCACGGGCATGGTCGGCGATCTCGTCCGCCGCATCGGCGGCGAGGATGTGGACCTCAAGGTGCTGATGGGCCCGGGCGTTGACCCCCACCTTTATAAGGCATCGCCGGGCGATATCCGCGCCATGGCGGCGGCGGACATCGTCTTCTATAGCGGCCACCACCTCGAAGGAAAAATGACCGAAGTCTTCGAATCTCTCGCCCAAACCAAGGCGGTTGTCGCGGTCACCGATCGGGTGCCGGAAGACAAGCTGCTGCACTTTGGCTCGGCTCCCGACCCGCATATTTGGTTCGACGCGGACGTTTGGCGAAGCGGTTGTCAGGTCGTCGCCGAGGCGCTCGGCAAGAAGGTCCCGGCCAAAGCCAGCGTGTTTGTCCAGCGCGCCGTGGAATACAACGAGGAATTGACGAAACTCCACACTGAGATCAAGGGTGAACTCGCGGTCCTCGGCAAGAAGGGAATTTTGGTGACCTCGCACGACGCGTTCGGCTATTTTGGCCGTGCGTATGGGCTGGAGGTCCACGCCGTGCAGGGCATCAGCACCGATTCCGAGGCGGGCCTTAAGGAGATCAACAAGCTGGTTGACCTCATCGTCACCCGGCGCGTGCCTACCATTTTCACGGAGTCGAGTGTTTCGCCCAAGAACATGCAGGCGTTGCGCGAGGGCGCTGCGTCGCGCGGTTGGACGGTGAAGTTCGGCAAGAGCCTCTACAGCGACGCCATGGGCGGGCCGGGCTCGGGCGCCGACACCTACCCCGGAATGGTTCGCGCCAACGCCCAATCCATCTTGGAGGGGTTGCGCTGA
- a CDS encoding ABC transporter ATP-binding protein, with protein MRDVDLQIPAATATAIIGPNGAGKSTLLKAILGLVPPVIGEVTVFGDPLSEAIRRVSYVPQRETVDWDFPIQVLDVVLMGTYREVGWFRRPGASERERAREALAKLGVADLAHSQIGQLSGGQQQRVFLARALVQASDLMILDEPLAGVDAATEEVIFDLLAELVREGKTILAVHHDLDTVRANFQHVVLVKGGVVAAGGAGEVLQPDLLKAAYGKALFLGSS; from the coding sequence TTGCGCGACGTTGATCTGCAGATCCCGGCGGCCACCGCGACCGCGATTATCGGCCCGAACGGGGCGGGGAAGAGCACGCTCCTCAAGGCCATCTTGGGTCTGGTGCCGCCCGTCATCGGCGAGGTCACCGTGTTCGGCGACCCGCTGAGCGAAGCGATTCGGCGCGTCAGCTACGTGCCGCAGCGCGAAACTGTGGACTGGGATTTCCCGATTCAGGTGCTCGATGTCGTGCTTATGGGCACGTACCGGGAGGTCGGCTGGTTCCGCCGCCCCGGCGCATCGGAACGTGAGCGCGCCCGCGAGGCGCTCGCCAAGCTCGGCGTCGCCGATCTGGCCCATTCGCAAATCGGGCAGCTCTCAGGCGGTCAGCAGCAGCGCGTGTTTCTGGCGCGGGCGCTGGTCCAAGCCTCCGACCTCATGATCCTCGACGAGCCTTTGGCGGGTGTGGACGCGGCCACGGAAGAAGTGATTTTCGACCTTTTGGCGGAGTTGGTCCGCGAGGGCAAGACGATCCTCGCCGTGCACCACGATCTCGATACGGTGCGGGCAAATTTCCAGCATGTCGTTCTGGTGAAGGGCGGCGTGGTCGCGGCCGGTGGGGCGGGCGAAGTGTTGCAGCCCGACCTCCTCAAGGCCGCCTACGGTAAGGCGCTTTTCCTCGGCTCGTCATGA
- a CDS encoding metal ABC transporter permease, with protein sequence MTYNTLIVLLTAGLLGAVCGAVGVPIVLQRRGLTSDVIAHAALPGMALSFWMTRSKSVAVLLVGALISGLLAVACLQVFRRFRVSSDSALAVVLTAFFGAGIMFSQMVQNAVTDGSAAGLDGFLFGKASGLVRADLFVLIAVGVVVALLMIALRKEVRMTVFDPEFAQLNGFRPRTTEAVLTFLLGAIVVLGLPMVGVVLVAALTIVPALCGRLLADGYGRVVGLAAGIGLVSAVSGVLISDRVAKAPTGPLIILSAAVIFLAAIIFSPQRGLLSAWRTRRHQRRQAEAQWTR encoded by the coding sequence ATGACCTACAACACCCTCATTGTGCTCCTCACCGCCGGCTTGCTCGGCGCGGTTTGCGGCGCGGTGGGCGTGCCGATCGTGTTGCAACGGCGCGGTTTGACCAGCGATGTCATTGCCCACGCCGCGCTGCCCGGCATGGCGCTGAGCTTTTGGATGACGCGCTCCAAGTCCGTGGCTGTGTTGCTCGTGGGCGCGCTCATCAGCGGGTTGCTCGCGGTCGCCTGTTTGCAGGTGTTTCGCCGCTTTCGTGTGAGCAGCGATTCGGCCCTTGCGGTTGTGCTCACCGCGTTTTTCGGCGCGGGGATCATGTTCTCGCAGATGGTGCAAAACGCAGTGACCGATGGCTCGGCGGCGGGGCTCGACGGGTTCCTTTTTGGCAAGGCTTCCGGTCTGGTGCGAGCCGACCTCTTCGTGCTGATTGCCGTCGGCGTCGTTGTTGCGTTGTTGATGATCGCGCTGCGCAAGGAGGTCCGCATGACCGTGTTCGATCCGGAGTTCGCGCAACTCAACGGGTTCCGACCACGCACTACCGAGGCGGTGCTCACCTTTCTTTTAGGCGCGATTGTCGTGCTCGGGTTGCCCATGGTTGGGGTGGTGCTCGTCGCGGCCCTCACCATCGTGCCCGCGCTTTGCGGGCGTTTGCTCGCTGATGGCTACGGGCGTGTCGTCGGCTTGGCGGCGGGCATCGGATTGGTCAGCGCGGTGAGCGGAGTCCTGATTAGCGACCGGGTCGCGAAGGCGCCAACCGGCCCGCTTATCATCCTCTCGGCGGCGGTGATCTTCCTGGCGGCGATCATCTTCTCGCCGCAGCGTGGATTGCTTTCGGCCTGGCGGACGCGTAGGCACCAGCGACGGCAGGCGGAGGCGCAGTGGACTCGCTAG
- a CDS encoding metal ABC transporter permease has protein sequence MDSLVLWSLVALLLTGVLCARVGLWLVVQREGMTADGISHGVLPGLVLAFVVTGTRNPIPMVIGGAISGVLTVTLTRYLDRLRGIPGDAALGASFSIFFALGALLVTRFAGQVDLDPGCVLYGLAEMIPLETVALGGARIPTAVVTLVPTLLATWAITWLLYKELLMASFDPDFGQINRFRPHLLRLIHTILVAIVCVVSFEVVGSILVVALIVAPAATARLIRNDMRSLGVVSLVLATTGILLGYGLATALNTSVAGSIALTMGLQFAVVLAVREWRVRAGQRATATQIREA, from the coding sequence GTGGACTCGCTAGTTCTGTGGAGCCTGGTTGCGCTGCTACTCACGGGCGTGCTTTGCGCGCGCGTTGGGCTTTGGCTGGTTGTGCAACGCGAAGGAATGACCGCCGACGGCATTAGTCACGGCGTGCTGCCCGGCTTGGTGCTTGCGTTTGTAGTCACGGGCACGCGCAACCCGATTCCGATGGTCATTGGCGGGGCAATCTCAGGCGTGCTTACGGTGACTCTGACCCGCTACTTGGATCGCTTGCGCGGAATTCCGGGCGACGCCGCGCTTGGCGCGTCGTTCAGCATTTTCTTTGCTCTTGGCGCGTTGCTCGTCACTCGCTTTGCGGGGCAGGTTGACCTCGATCCCGGATGCGTCCTCTATGGTCTTGCTGAGATGATTCCGCTCGAAACCGTGGCGCTCGGCGGGGCGAGGATTCCGACCGCCGTCGTGACGCTCGTGCCGACGCTCCTTGCCACATGGGCCATCACCTGGCTACTCTACAAAGAGCTGCTCATGGCGTCATTCGACCCGGACTTCGGGCAGATCAACCGGTTCCGCCCGCACCTGCTTCGCCTCATCCACACAATCTTGGTGGCTATTGTTTGCGTGGTCAGCTTCGAGGTGGTCGGCAGCATTCTGGTGGTTGCTCTCATCGTTGCGCCAGCAGCCACGGCTCGCCTCATCCGCAACGACATGCGATCGCTTGGCGTGGTCTCACTAGTGCTCGCGACGACGGGCATCCTGCTGGGTTATGGACTCGCGACCGCGCTGAACACGAGCGTGGCGGGCAGCATCGCGCTGACCATGGGTCTGCAGTTCGCCGTGGTGCTCGCAGTGCGCGAGTGGCGGGTGCGGGCGGGTCAGCGAGCTACCGCAACCCAGATTCGCGAAGCATAG
- a CDS encoding SDR family oxidoreductase: protein MAQRVVVTGASSGIGRGLAVALAPGNHLLIHGQNRERLAETASLCGAANEIRSATSDLTMGFDSLLAEFAHLKSAAPIVLVHCAGVFFPQPLADMPLDRLHKTLALNLTAPIELTHTLWPRICEVGGKVLFVSSVAASTAFEGSTVYGASKAGLSQFARTLALEAPPTVGVHVFEPGPIDTPLWQRQSFRPDGMMSVDDLVDSMLRESGLR from the coding sequence ATGGCTCAGCGAGTCGTCGTTACGGGGGCCTCGTCCGGCATCGGACGGGGCCTCGCCGTTGCTTTGGCCCCCGGAAATCACTTGCTGATTCATGGGCAAAACCGCGAACGCCTTGCCGAAACTGCGTCTTTGTGCGGAGCGGCAAACGAGATCCGATCGGCGACCAGCGACCTCACGATGGGTTTTGATTCCTTGTTGGCCGAGTTCGCCCACCTTAAGAGCGCGGCCCCAATTGTGCTGGTGCACTGCGCCGGCGTGTTTTTTCCGCAACCCCTGGCCGACATGCCGCTCGACCGGCTCCACAAGACGTTGGCGCTGAATCTCACCGCGCCGATTGAGCTCACGCACACGTTGTGGCCGCGAATTTGCGAGGTCGGGGGAAAGGTGCTGTTTGTCTCCAGCGTGGCGGCGAGCACCGCCTTTGAGGGTTCGACGGTCTACGGCGCGAGCAAGGCCGGCCTCTCGCAGTTTGCGCGGACGCTTGCGCTCGAAGCGCCGCCCACCGTCGGCGTGCACGTGTTTGAGCCCGGACCCATCGACACGCCGCTTTGGCAACGTCAGAGTTTTCGTCCCGATGGGATGATGTCGGTGGACGATCTCGTGGACTCTATGCTTCGCGAATCTGGGTTGCGGTAG